Proteins encoded in a region of the Nicotiana tomentosiformis chromosome 9, ASM39032v3, whole genome shotgun sequence genome:
- the LOC138899633 gene encoding putative calcium-transporting ATPase 13, plasma membrane-type: protein MMFQENLHYLCMNIAIDLPAEVDVSNKKKWHLAFATIYCSRAFKNKTSTKVLSPVLVPSYSPRKVRVSTDTIAIDVVQEHPLFSGIDQSSLAKLVKDKSADKLANLGGVHGVATSLISDTTNGINGDLEDVSRRHEAFGSNTYPKPPTKSFFIFVRESFKDPTIIILLLCAALSLGFGIKEHGPKEGWYDGGSIFVAVFLVIAVSSISNFRQNRQFDKLSKVSKNIPVEAVRKGRRQQISIFEIVVGDVICLKIGDQVPADGILVEGHSLQVDESSMTGESDHVEINLSQNPFLISGTKVVDGYGMMLVTSVGMNTTWGEMMSEISSDSNEQTPLQERLNKLTSSIGKIGLLVAFLVLVVLLVRYFTGNTRDENGNKEFNGSKTSSDDVINAVVGIVAAAVTIVVVAIPEGLPLAVTLTLAYSMKRMMADQAMVRKLSACETMGSATTICTDKTGTLTLNKMTVTKFFLGKEHVKAKNQTSISAKVLELFHQAVGLNTTGSVFKSSDSGSSFEFSGSPTEKAILSWAVLDLNMDMDQVKRNFNILHVEAFNSEKKKSGIIIKNITDGTIHAHWKGAAEMISRMCSHYYDAEGNIRTLEKSDKEECDQIIEGMAASSLRCIAFAHKQLPKTGQEDHEQIHGSIPDNSFILLGFIGLKDPCRPCVKQAVEDCQNAGVNIKMITGDNVFTAKAIATECGILHPNSEVDDGAVIEGEEFRNLTDEERMERVEKIRVMARSSPFDKLLMVQCLRKKGHVVAVTGDGTNDAPALKEADIGLSMGIQGTEVAKESSDIVILDDNIASVVTVLKWGRCVYNNIQKFIQFQLTVNVAALVINFVAAVSAGEVPLTAVQLLWVNLIMDTLGALALATEKPTAELMKKLPVGRTDPLITNIMWRNLMAQALYQIVVLLTLQFKGESVFGVNKRVNDTLIFNTFVLCQVFNEFNARNLEKKNVFEGIHKNKLFVAITGITLALQVVMVEFLKKFADTERLNWGQWGICIGLAAASWPIGWLVKCISVPEKPFFSYLRLNYLKAMFK from the coding sequence ATGATGTTTCAAGAAAACTTGCATTACCTCTGCATGAACATTGCAATTGATTTGCCAGCAGAAGTTGATGTCTCCAACAAAAAGAAATGGCACTTAGCTTTTGCTACCATCTATTGTTCGAGAGCTTTCAAAAATAAGACCAGCACAAAGGTACTATCACCTGTCCTTGTGCCATCCTACAGTCCAAGAAAAGTCCGCGTATCAACCGATACAATCGCCATTGATGTAGTTCAAGAACATCCTTTATTCTCAGGCATTGATCAGTCAAGTCTAGCTAAGCTTGTCAAAGATAAAAGTGCTGACAAGCTAGCTAATCTTGGAGGTGTACACGGTGTTGCTACTTCTCTCATAAGTGACACAACTAATGGTATAAATGGAGATCTAGAAGACGTTTCACGTAGACATGAAGCTTTTGGAAGCAACACGTATCCTAAGCCACCTACTAAAAGTTTCTTCATCTTTGTCCGGGAATCCTTCAAAGATCCTACCATCATTATTCTTTTGCTTTGCGCTGCTTTGTCTCTTGGATTTGGAATTAAGGAGCATGGACCAAAAGAAGGATGGTATGATGGAGGGAGTATTTTCGTCGCTGTGTTTCTTGTCATCGCTGTTTCGTCTATTAGCAATTTCAGACAAAACAGACAATTTGATAAGCTATCCAAAGTTAGCAAAAATATTCCAGTAGAAGCTGTTAGAAAGGGGAGGCGCCAACAGATATCTATATTCGAAATTGTGGTAGGAGATGTCATTTGCTTGAAGATTGGAGATCAAGTTCCTGCTgatgggattttggtagaaggTCATTCTTTACAAGTAGATGAATCTAGCATGACAGGTGAAAGTGATCACGTCGAGATTAACCTTAGCCAAAATCCATTCTTGATTTCTGGCACTAAGGTTGTCGATGGCTATGGCATGATGCTTGTAACATCGGTTGGCATGAACACGACCTGGGGTGAAATGATGAGCGAAATTAGCAGCGATTCTAACGAGCAAACACCTCTTCAAGAGCGACTCAACAAGCTTACTTCATCGATAGGTAAAATTGGATTGCTAGTTGCTTTCTTAGTTCTTGTTGTCCTATTGGTACGATACTTTACCGGGAACACACGAGATGAAAATGGGAACAAAGAATTCAACGGGAGCAAGACATCATCGGATGATGTGATCAATGCTGTGGTAGGAATTGTTGCTGCTGCAGTTACAATTGTTGTTGTGGCAATTCCTGAGGGCTTGCCTTTAGCTGTTACACTTACTCTGGCTTATTCGATGAAGAGAATGATGGCAGATCAGGCAATGGTGAGGAAGCTCTCTGCTTGTGAGACCATGGGCTCTGCCACCACAATTTGTACAGACAAAACTGGTACTCTTACATTAAATAAGATGACTGTCACAAAATTTTTCTTAGGCAAAGAGCACGTAAAGGCAAAAAATCAGACATCAATTTCAGCCAAAGTTCTTGAATTATTCCATCAAGCGGTTGGATTAAACACTACTGGTAGTGTTTTCAAGTCCTCCGATTCAGGTTCAAGCTTTGAATTCTCAGGCAGCCCAACTGAAAAAGCTATTCTTTCATGGGCTGTGCTGGACCTGAATATGGATATGGATCAAGTCAAGAGAAATTTCAACATTCTTCACGTTGAAGCTTTCAATTCAGAGAAAAAGAAGAGTGGGATAATAATCAAGAACATTACTGATGGAACAATTCATGCACATTGGAAAGGTGCTGCTGAAATGATTTCAAGAATGTGCTCCCATTACTACGATGCAGAAGGGAACATAAGAACTCTAGAGAAATCAGATAAGGAAGAATGTGATCAGATAATTGAAGGAATGGCTGCTAGCAGCCTTCGATGTATCGCCTTTGCACACAAGCAATTGCCAAAAACTGGGCAGGAGGATCATGAACAAATACATGGAAGTATTCCAGACAACTCTTTCATTCTTTTGGGCTTCATCGGCCTAAAAGATCCATGTCGACCTTGTGTAAAGCAAGCTGTGGAAGATTGCCAAAATGCTGGTGTGAATATCAAGATGATCACTGGTGACAATGTGTTCACTGCAAAAGCCATAGCCACAGAATGTGGGATTCTTCATCCCAATTCTGAAGTAGATGACGGAGCAGTCATAGAAGGTGAGGAATTTCGCAACTTAACAGATGAAGAACGGATGGAGAGAGTGGAAAAGATTCGCGTAATGGCAAGATCATCCCCTTTTGACAAACTTTTAATGGTGCAGTGCTTGAGAAAGAAAGGTCATGTGGTCGCGGTCACAGGTGATGGCACGAATGATGCACCAGCTTTAAAGGAAGCTGATATAGGGCTATCTATGGGGATTCAGGGCACTGAAGTGGCTAAAGAGAGTTCAGATATTGTCATTTTGGACGATAATATTGCTTCAGTTGTCACTGTTCTGAAATGGGGAAGATGTGTCTATAACAACATTCAGAAATTCATCCAATTTCAGCTCACAGTTAATGTGGCCGCACTTGTGATCAATTTTGTAGCAGCTGTTTCAGCTGGTGAGGTACCACTCACAGCAGTGCAGTTGCTATGGGTAAATTTGATCATGGACACATTAGGGGCACTAGCACTTGCAACAGAGAAGCCAACCGCGGAACTCATGAAGAAGCTACCAGTCGGTAGGACTGACCCACTTATCACCAACATTATGTGGAGAAATCTAATGGCTCAGGCCTTGTATCAGATTGTTGTTCTATTGACCTTACAATTCAAAGGCGAATCCGTCTTTGGTGTCAACAAGAGGGTAAACGACACTTTGATTTTCAACACGTTTGTTCTTTGCCAAGTGTTCAATGAATTCAATGCGCGAAATCTGGAGAAGAAGAATGTTTTCGAGGGAATACACAAGAACAAGTTGTTTGTGGCAATCACTGGAATAACTTTGGCTCTGCAAGTGGTGATGGTGGAATTTTTGAAGAAGTTTGCAGATACAGAGAGATTGAATTGGGGGCAATGGGGTATCTGCATTGGTTTGGCAGCTGCATCTTGGCCAATTGGTTGGCTAGTCAAGTGCATATCTGTCCCAGAGAAGCCATTTTTCAGTTATCTCAGGTTGAATTACTTGAAAGCCATGTTTAAG